From the genome of Bombus pascuorum chromosome 2, iyBomPasc1.1, whole genome shotgun sequence, one region includes:
- the LOC132904493 gene encoding ribosomal L1 domain-containing protein 1, which translates to MVTTRKSIKKHIELPKVRSAQNTKVNSHIKNKKSRNEKNLKMINDRTLKRTLKSSEKNNVQNKTKNNSYTKAISEITESRKRKREDRISDKENTDCLNLSDLSKEHISQCISVINHLTEEQLKNNNALFDDESQSIFMQITCIRVPKTPRRCIRILLPYSIVSSNDEIALFVGDLRRGRRTDYEPTIEYYENLLRKHNYTRIKAIIPMNQVKTEYDQYELKRKLVGSYDHFLVDGKIAGHLSHLLGREFYKKRKLPTSIRMHSKDLKHEIDYALRKTVMQIHSYGDTHIIQIGHTSMKKEEVVENILATCSYLSKNYPGGWANIRSIRIKTSSSLGLPIYTTLKNKCLVRVPIVQPKRPKAYHNVSGELSTKPGIVRVTVTPEGNIITVKRKRKVLFQRDINKTNKKV; encoded by the exons ATGGTAACTACtcgtaaaagtattaaaaaacatatagAATTACCGAAAGTTAGAAGTGCACAGAACACGAAAGTTAACAGCCacataaagaataaaaaatcacgaaatgagaaaaatctaaaaatgatCAATGATAGAACATTGAAACGTACATTAAAATCTtctgaaaaaaataatgtacaaaataagacaaaaaataattcatatacaAAAGCAATTTCTGAGATTACAGAATCGCGGAAgcgaaaaagagaagataGGATTAGTGACAAAGAAAATACAGATTGCTTAAATTTGAGTGATTTGTCAAAAGAACATATATCACAATGCATTAGCGTGATCAATCATTTGACTGAAGAACAATTGAAGAATAACAATGCATTGTTTGATGACGAGAGCCAAtcaatatttatgcaaataacATGTATTAGAGTACCTAAAACTCCAAGAAGATGTATCAGAAT ATTATTACCATATTCGATAGTGTCATCAAATGACGAAATTGCACTTTTTGTTGGTGATCTTCGAAGAGGTAGACGAACGGATTATGAACCAACGATAGAATATTATGAAAACTTGTTACGTAAACACAATTATACAAGAATAAAGGCTATAATACCAATGAATCAAGTAAAAACTGAATATGATCAGTATGAATTAAAAAGGAAGCTTGTTGGTAGCTATGATCATTTTCTTGTAGATGGAAAAATAGCTGGTCATTTATCTCATTTATTGGGAAgagaattttataagaaaagaaaattgccAACATCCATCCGAATGCATAGCAAAGATTTAAAACACGAAATAGATTATGCTTTAAGGAAAACTGTCATGCAGATACATTCTTATGGTGATACTCATATAATTCAAATTGGACACACCtctatgaaaaaagaagaagttgtagaaaatatattagcaACGTGCAGTTATTTATCTAAAAACTACCCAGGAGGTTGGGCTAATATTCGTTCTATTCGTATTAAAACATCTTCTAGCCTTGGTCTCCCTATATATACAACATTGA aaaataaatgctTGGTTAGAGTGCCAATAGTGCAGCCTAAGAGACCAAAAGCATATCATAATGTATCAGGAGAACTTAGTACTAAACCTGGTATTGTTCGTGTAACTGTTACTCCTGAAGGAAACATTATTACtgttaaaaggaaaagaaaagttcTTTTCCAAAGAGACATTaacaaaacaaataaaaaagtgtaa
- the LOC132904492 gene encoding alpha-(1,3)-fucosyltransferase 7-like, producing the protein MRGISRYAKLILFLCVGSIIFCAIFGTLPSILRRVNKVVVKQMKHRQQIKEELLRNEQIETTSVLGKWLLSSEGSLTPSIINKRREPYLILIWKHGMFLERRHIRRFTNRKFSPWENCTVKCVLSYQSKDLNIADAVVFHLHLTQNVLELPIRTRWNQRWIFLTDESPIHTFIYGNQQLSKYNGLFNWSMTYRMNSDVPVPYGRTISTSFINSPNINFSKDLIQKSKTKLVTVMGSNCGGTNDRWKYINELKVILGSDLDIYGKCLNGNTTACPGHFDKDCSVLNSYKFYLAFENSNCREYLTEKVFWHGYHKLAIPIIMGAPKKDCEKLLPPHSFIHVSDFVNPRALVDYIRYLNKYDDKYFEFHEWRKYYKVINEHGYFGSMSRHYCRICEALHYNSPAPKVYEDMELFWNKKRDCTL; encoded by the exons ATGCGTGGGATTTCACGATATGcaaaactaatattatttctatgcGTTGGTTCCATAATTTTTTGTGCAATTTTTGGTACTCTTCCAAGTATCCTCAGAAGAGTTAATAAAGTGGTTGtgaaacaaatgaaacatcgacaacaaataaaagaagaattacTAAGAAATGAACAG ATTGAAACGACGTCTGTACTTGGAAAATGGCTCTTGTCTTCTGAAGGAAGTTTAACACCatcgataataaataagaGAAGGGAACCGTATTTGATCTTAATTTGGAAGCACGGAATGTTTTTGGAACGTAGGCACATCAGACGTTTTACGAATagaaa GTTTTCACCTTGGGAAAATTGTACAGTAAAATGTGTACTAAGTTATCAATCCAAAGATTTAAATATAGCAGATGCAGTAGTGTTTCATTTGCATTTGACACAAAATGTACTGGAATTGCCAATCAGAACACGATGGAATCAGAGGTGGATCTTTTTGACTGATGAATCGCCAATACACACTTTTATCTATGGAAATCAACAATTGTCTAAATATAATGGTTTATTTAACTGGTCGATGACATATCGAATGAATAGCGATGTACCAGTACCTTACGGCAGAACGATTTCTACTTCGTTTATAAATTCaccaaatataaatttttcgaagGATCTGATACAAAAATCAAAAACTAAGCTGGTCACTGTGATGGGTAGTAATTGCGGGGGCACTAATGATCGATGGAAATATATTAACGAATTGAAAGTAATTCTCGGTAGTGATCTTGATATATatggaaaatgtttaaatgGTAATACGACCGCATGTCCGGGTCATTTCGATAAAGATTGTTCGGTTTTAAATTCCTACAAGTTTTATTTAgcttttgaaaattcaaattgtaGAGAATACTTAACAGAGAAAGTATTCTGGCATGGTTATCACAAATTAGCAATACCAATAATAATGGGTGCACCAAAGAAAGATTGCGAGAAATTATTACCACCACATTCGTTCATTCACGTTAGTGATTTTGTTAATCCGAGAGCTTTAGTAGATTATATTCGCTATCTTAATAAGTacgatgataaatatttcgagTTCCATGAGTGGCgtaaatattacaaagtaATCAACGAACATGGTTATTTTGGCAGTATGTCACGACATTATTGCCGTATTTGCGAGGCTCTTCATTATAATTCTCCTGCTCCCAAAGTGTATGAAGATATGGAATTGTTTTGGAACAAAAAACGAGATTGTACTCtctga
- the LOC132904496 gene encoding ankyrin repeat domain-containing protein 40-like has protein sequence MEKNVKSVDLFRSYDNMENKRILEERLRKAACVGDTDVVQELLNLGVDVNARHSVNGWTPLHWACKKGYLDVAALLLKNGADKNIRSEIGETPAFLCINPQILQLLDMPLAMPTDSQRVLNESVVHNVMPKYVKSDYVHGAIDSGIPRVRNNGLYQDELVLKIRIADAPDPDFIEIELPQSDLTYQALIWICCQELNVEPNQIVKLRKLPNTRLRKDEDIQRLQNFQEIEVVTNTVNTYKYMQNTNGISTMGHSGVVANPANGYQSISKKDQTILY, from the exons atggaaaaaaatgtgaaatccGTAGACTTATTTAGAAGTTATGATAACAtggaaaataagagaatattAGAGGAGCGGTTGAGGAAAGCAGCCTGTGTTGGTGATACAGACGTTGTTCAAGAATTACTTAATTTAGGCGTCGATGTTAATGCACGACACTCTGTTAATGGatg GACTCCTTTACATTGGGCATGTAAAAAGGGATACTTAGATGTAGCTGCCTTGCTTTTAAAAAATGGTgcagataaaaatataagatcCGAAATTGGAGAAACTCCAGCATTTTTGTGCATCAATCCACAAATTTTGCAACTTCTAGATATGCCTCTAGCTATGCCAACTGATTCTCAAAGAGTCCTAAATGAATCAGTAGTGCACAATGTTATGCctaaatatgtaaaaagtgATTATGTACATGGAGCTATAGATTCAGGAATTCCTAGAGTAAGAAACAATGGTTTATACCAAGATG AATTAGTATTAAAGATTCGTATTGCTGATGCCCCTGACCcagattttatagaaattgagTTACCACAAAGTGATTTGACATATCAAGCATTAATTTGGATATGTTGCCAGGAATTAAATGTTGAACCCAaccaaattgtaaaattaagaaaactgCCCAATACTAGGTTGAGAAAAGATGAAGATATTCAACGACTTCAAAACTTTCAAGAAATAGAAGTTGTTACAAATACTGTAAACACATATAAGTACATGCAAAATACCAATGGTATTTCAACAATGGGACATTCAGGAGTAGTAGCAAATCCAGCAAATGGGTACCAGAGTATTTCTAAGAAAGATCagactattttatattaa
- the LOC132904494 gene encoding uncharacterized protein LOC132904494: MYSIAISKLRYVSTVLKQQYLAKYRIVFYPILRCKIHCINPSVIMASKCFNGCNDHYNGVTIDSNDEFCTSEVFARRLTASLQKWKENKKRTIWFRVHLPQSEWIPLLVKEGFKFHHAKQEYVMLYRWLVTDEECNVPHYAHTNLGVGGFVYNEETKEILVIKEKYANGPPIWKLPGGYVEPGENLEEAVKREVLEETGVQTTFRCIIGFRHVHDYAFGCSDIYMIAYLSPIDINIKKCEKEISDCRWMKVNDYLEHPEVSENNKQIAKKIIEFFKHKMGIVVNHEIHSATNKPICVYSISKIGDA, encoded by the exons ATGTACAGTATCGCAATTTCAAAACTCCGTTACGTTTCCACGGTGCTAAAACAACAATATTTAGCGAAATATCGTATTGTTTTTTATCCTATATTGCGTTGTAAAATACATTGCATCAATCCTTCTGTAATTATGGCTTCAAAGTGTTTTAATGGATGTAATGATCACTATAATGGCGTAACTATTGACTCAAATGACGAATTTTGTACATCTGAAGTGTTCGCTCGTCGTCTTACAg cATCTTtacaaaaatggaaagaaaataaaaaacgcaCAATATGGTTCCGTGTACATTTACCACAATCAGAATGGATACCGTTACTTGTGAAAGAAGGATTCAAATTTCATCATGCAAAACAAGAATATGTTATGCTTTATCGATGGTTAGTTACAGATGAAGAATGCAATGTTCCACATTATGCACACACCAATTTAGGAGTTGGAGGATTTGTCTATAACGAGGAAACtaaagaaattttagttaTCAAAGAGAAATATGCAAATGGCCCACCTATTTGGAAATTACCAGGTGGTTATGTGGAACCag gagaaaatttagaagaaGCTGTAAAAAGAGAAGTTTTAGAAGAGACTGGTGTTCAAACTACTTTTAGATGCATAATAGGTTTCAGACACGTTCATGATTATGCCTTTGGCTGTTCTGACATATACATGATTGCTTACTTATCACCTATTGatatcaatattaaaaaatgtgaaaaagaGATTTCTGATTGCAGATGGATGAAg GTAAATGATTATTTAGAGCATCCAGAAGtatctgaaaataataaacaaattgcaaaaaagataatagaatttttcaaacacaAAATGGGGATTGTTGTGAACCATGAAATACATTCTGCAACAAATAAACCTATTTGTGTATACAGCATATCCAAAATCGGTGATGCATAG